A window of Equus caballus isolate H_3958 breed thoroughbred chromosome 10, TB-T2T, whole genome shotgun sequence contains these coding sequences:
- the C10H19orf33 gene encoding immortalization up-regulated protein, with protein MEFDLAAAVEPSSEKHPEAGQVGDPKQSPPKIQGPSAAGAAGSPRHGHHGSSDSTSSSSSSSDSDPEAKHEGTAGKVKKPKVKKKKKEKGKKKEAPH; from the exons ATGGAGTTCGACCTGGCGGCAG CCGTGGAGCCCTCCTCTGAGAAGCATCCGGAAGCAGGCCAGGTGGGCGACCCCAAGCAGAGCCCCCCGAAAATTCAGGGCCCGTCCGCGGCAGGGGCCGCTGGTAGCCCGAGG CACGGCCACCATGGCTCCTCGGACtcgaccagcagcagcagcagctccagcGACTCGGACCCGGAGGCCAAG CACGAAGGCACGGCGGGCAAGGTCAAGAAGCCCaaggtgaagaagaagaagaaggagaaagggaagaagaaggaggCTCCCCACTga
- the YIF1B gene encoding protein YIF1B isoform X2, whose translation MHPAGAAAAGTPRQPSKRRIPVSPPGMADPHQLFDDTSSAQSRGFGAQRGPGGLGYPAAAASPQEAFLADPVSNMAMAYGSSLAAQGKELVDKNIDRFIPVTKLKYYFAVDTMYVGKKLGLLFFPYLHQDWEVQYQQDTPVAPRFDINAPDLYIPAMAFITYILVAGLALGTQDRFSPDLLGLQASSALAWLTLEVLAILLSLYLLTVNTDLTTIDLVAFLGYKYVGMIGGVLMGLLFGKIGYYLVLGWCCVSIFVFMIRTLRLKILAEAAAQGVPVRGARNQLRMYLTMAVAAAQPLLMYWLTFHLVR comes from the exons ATGCACCCGGcaggcgcggcggcggcggggacgCCCCGGCAGC CCTCGAAGCGGAGGATCCCTGTGTCCCCACCCGGCATGGCTGACCCCCACCAGCTTTTTGATGACACAAGCTCAGCCCAGAGCCGGGGCTTCGGGGCCCAGCGGGGACCTGGCGGCCTGGGCTACCCTGCAGCCGCTGCCTCGCCCCAGGAGGCCTTCCTGGCTGATCCCGTGTCCAACATGGCCATGGCCTACGGGAGCAGCCTGGCGGCGCAGGGCAAGGAGCTGGTGGATAAGAAT ATTGACCGCTTCATCCCCGTCACCAAGCTCAAGTATTACTTCGCTGTGGACACCATGTATGTGGGCAAAAAGCTGGGCCTGCTCTTCTTCCCCTACCTGCACCAG GACTGGGAGGTGCAGTACCAGCAGGACACCCCAGTGGCCCCCCGTTTTGACATCAACGCGCCTGACCTCTACATTCCAG CTATGGCTTTCATCACCTACATCTTGGTggctggcctggccctggggacCCAAGATAG GTTCTCCCCGGACCTCCTGGGGCTGCAGGCCAGCTCAGCGTTGGCTTGGCTGACCCTGGAGGTGCTGGCCATCCTGCTCAGCCTCTACCTCCTGACTGTCAACACCGACCTCACCACTATCGACCTGGTGGCCTTCCTGGGCTACAAATACGTCGG gatgATTGGCGGCGTCCTCATGGGCCTGCTCTTCGGGAAGATTGGCTACTACCTGGTGCTGGGCTGGTGCTGCGTATCCATCTTTGTGTTCATG atCCGGACGCTGCGTCTGAAGATCCTGGCGGAGGCGGCGGCCCAGGGCGTCCCGGTGCGCGGGGCGCGGAACCAGCTGCGCATGTACCTGACCATGGCCGTGGCGGCGGCGCAGCCCCTGCTCATGTACTGGCTCACCTTCCACCTGGTGCGGTGA
- the YIF1B gene encoding protein YIF1B isoform X4 gives MADPHQLFDDTSSAQSRGFGAQRGPGGLGYPAAAASPQEAFLADPVSNMAMAYGSSLAAQGKELVDKNIDRFIPVTKLKYYFAVDTMYVGKKLGLLFFPYLHQDWEVQYQQDTPVAPRFDINAPDLYIPAMAFITYILVAGLALGTQDRFSPDLLGLQASSALAWLTLEVLAILLSLYLLTVNTDLTTIDLVAFLGYKYVGMIGGVLMGLLFGKIGYYLVLGWCCVSIFVFMIRTLRLKILAEAAAQGVPVRGARNQLRMYLTMAVAAAQPLLMYWLTFHLVR, from the exons ATGGCTGACCCCCACCAGCTTTTTGATGACACAAGCTCAGCCCAGAGCCGGGGCTTCGGGGCCCAGCGGGGACCTGGCGGCCTGGGCTACCCTGCAGCCGCTGCCTCGCCCCAGGAGGCCTTCCTGGCTGATCCCGTGTCCAACATGGCCATGGCCTACGGGAGCAGCCTGGCGGCGCAGGGCAAGGAGCTGGTGGATAAGAAT ATTGACCGCTTCATCCCCGTCACCAAGCTCAAGTATTACTTCGCTGTGGACACCATGTATGTGGGCAAAAAGCTGGGCCTGCTCTTCTTCCCCTACCTGCACCAG GACTGGGAGGTGCAGTACCAGCAGGACACCCCAGTGGCCCCCCGTTTTGACATCAACGCGCCTGACCTCTACATTCCAG CTATGGCTTTCATCACCTACATCTTGGTggctggcctggccctggggacCCAAGATAG GTTCTCCCCGGACCTCCTGGGGCTGCAGGCCAGCTCAGCGTTGGCTTGGCTGACCCTGGAGGTGCTGGCCATCCTGCTCAGCCTCTACCTCCTGACTGTCAACACCGACCTCACCACTATCGACCTGGTGGCCTTCCTGGGCTACAAATACGTCGG gatgATTGGCGGCGTCCTCATGGGCCTGCTCTTCGGGAAGATTGGCTACTACCTGGTGCTGGGCTGGTGCTGCGTATCCATCTTTGTGTTCATG atCCGGACGCTGCGTCTGAAGATCCTGGCGGAGGCGGCGGCCCAGGGCGTCCCGGTGCGCGGGGCGCGGAACCAGCTGCGCATGTACCTGACCATGGCCGTGGCGGCGGCGCAGCCCCTGCTCATGTACTGGCTCACCTTCCACCTGGTGCGGTGA
- the YIF1B gene encoding protein YIF1B isoform X1 gives MHPAGAAAAGTPRQRKWPSKRRIPVSPPGMADPHQLFDDTSSAQSRGFGAQRGPGGLGYPAAAASPQEAFLADPVSNMAMAYGSSLAAQGKELVDKNIDRFIPVTKLKYYFAVDTMYVGKKLGLLFFPYLHQDWEVQYQQDTPVAPRFDINAPDLYIPAMAFITYILVAGLALGTQDRFSPDLLGLQASSALAWLTLEVLAILLSLYLLTVNTDLTTIDLVAFLGYKYVGMIGGVLMGLLFGKIGYYLVLGWCCVSIFVFMIRTLRLKILAEAAAQGVPVRGARNQLRMYLTMAVAAAQPLLMYWLTFHLVR, from the exons ATGCACCCGGcaggcgcggcggcggcggggacgCCCCGGCAGCGTAAGTGGC CCTCGAAGCGGAGGATCCCTGTGTCCCCACCCGGCATGGCTGACCCCCACCAGCTTTTTGATGACACAAGCTCAGCCCAGAGCCGGGGCTTCGGGGCCCAGCGGGGACCTGGCGGCCTGGGCTACCCTGCAGCCGCTGCCTCGCCCCAGGAGGCCTTCCTGGCTGATCCCGTGTCCAACATGGCCATGGCCTACGGGAGCAGCCTGGCGGCGCAGGGCAAGGAGCTGGTGGATAAGAAT ATTGACCGCTTCATCCCCGTCACCAAGCTCAAGTATTACTTCGCTGTGGACACCATGTATGTGGGCAAAAAGCTGGGCCTGCTCTTCTTCCCCTACCTGCACCAG GACTGGGAGGTGCAGTACCAGCAGGACACCCCAGTGGCCCCCCGTTTTGACATCAACGCGCCTGACCTCTACATTCCAG CTATGGCTTTCATCACCTACATCTTGGTggctggcctggccctggggacCCAAGATAG GTTCTCCCCGGACCTCCTGGGGCTGCAGGCCAGCTCAGCGTTGGCTTGGCTGACCCTGGAGGTGCTGGCCATCCTGCTCAGCCTCTACCTCCTGACTGTCAACACCGACCTCACCACTATCGACCTGGTGGCCTTCCTGGGCTACAAATACGTCGG gatgATTGGCGGCGTCCTCATGGGCCTGCTCTTCGGGAAGATTGGCTACTACCTGGTGCTGGGCTGGTGCTGCGTATCCATCTTTGTGTTCATG atCCGGACGCTGCGTCTGAAGATCCTGGCGGAGGCGGCGGCCCAGGGCGTCCCGGTGCGCGGGGCGCGGAACCAGCTGCGCATGTACCTGACCATGGCCGTGGCGGCGGCGCAGCCCCTGCTCATGTACTGGCTCACCTTCCACCTGGTGCGGTGA
- the YIF1B gene encoding protein YIF1B isoform X3, producing MPASKRRIPVSPPGMADPHQLFDDTSSAQSRGFGAQRGPGGLGYPAAAASPQEAFLADPVSNMAMAYGSSLAAQGKELVDKNIDRFIPVTKLKYYFAVDTMYVGKKLGLLFFPYLHQDWEVQYQQDTPVAPRFDINAPDLYIPAMAFITYILVAGLALGTQDRFSPDLLGLQASSALAWLTLEVLAILLSLYLLTVNTDLTTIDLVAFLGYKYVGMIGGVLMGLLFGKIGYYLVLGWCCVSIFVFMIRTLRLKILAEAAAQGVPVRGARNQLRMYLTMAVAAAQPLLMYWLTFHLVR from the exons ATGCCAG CCTCGAAGCGGAGGATCCCTGTGTCCCCACCCGGCATGGCTGACCCCCACCAGCTTTTTGATGACACAAGCTCAGCCCAGAGCCGGGGCTTCGGGGCCCAGCGGGGACCTGGCGGCCTGGGCTACCCTGCAGCCGCTGCCTCGCCCCAGGAGGCCTTCCTGGCTGATCCCGTGTCCAACATGGCCATGGCCTACGGGAGCAGCCTGGCGGCGCAGGGCAAGGAGCTGGTGGATAAGAAT ATTGACCGCTTCATCCCCGTCACCAAGCTCAAGTATTACTTCGCTGTGGACACCATGTATGTGGGCAAAAAGCTGGGCCTGCTCTTCTTCCCCTACCTGCACCAG GACTGGGAGGTGCAGTACCAGCAGGACACCCCAGTGGCCCCCCGTTTTGACATCAACGCGCCTGACCTCTACATTCCAG CTATGGCTTTCATCACCTACATCTTGGTggctggcctggccctggggacCCAAGATAG GTTCTCCCCGGACCTCCTGGGGCTGCAGGCCAGCTCAGCGTTGGCTTGGCTGACCCTGGAGGTGCTGGCCATCCTGCTCAGCCTCTACCTCCTGACTGTCAACACCGACCTCACCACTATCGACCTGGTGGCCTTCCTGGGCTACAAATACGTCGG gatgATTGGCGGCGTCCTCATGGGCCTGCTCTTCGGGAAGATTGGCTACTACCTGGTGCTGGGCTGGTGCTGCGTATCCATCTTTGTGTTCATG atCCGGACGCTGCGTCTGAAGATCCTGGCGGAGGCGGCGGCCCAGGGCGTCCCGGTGCGCGGGGCGCGGAACCAGCTGCGCATGTACCTGACCATGGCCGTGGCGGCGGCGCAGCCCCTGCTCATGTACTGGCTCACCTTCCACCTGGTGCGGTGA